One segment of Niveibacterium microcysteis DNA contains the following:
- a CDS encoding efflux RND transporter permease subunit, whose product MFSRFFIDRPIFAFVISIFMVLAGLAAMRSLPIAQYPEIAPPVVQVTAVYPGASANVLEQTVAATLENAINGVEGMMYMQSTSTSSGVMTIAVTFEIGTNVDQAALNVNNRVKQVEAKLPLEVRRQGVTVEKGSSSFLQVLAFYSPDGRYDDLYTSNYVTLNVLDALKRIPGTTNVQIFGAKDYAMRVWIRPDRMTQLKVTVADIAAALNEQNAQFAAGKVGQAPTGGGQEMVYTVTTKGRLSSVEEFENIIVRANPDGSSLRLKDVARVELGSKDYDFIGRINGHPATLVGIFLQPGANALDVAAEVKKTVSGMSERFPQGFTYSVPYDTTRFVEVSIREVLKTLGEAMVLVFLVVFLFLQNWRATLIPTMAVPVSLIGTFAGLHLLGYSINTLTLFGMVLSIGIVVDDAIVVLENVERIMHEEGLHAREAAIQAMKEVTGPVIAIVLVLCSVFVPIAFLGGLTGELFRQFAITISISVTLSGIIALTMTPALCVLILKHEHKQTNPFFLRFNDWFHRATGRYIGGVTWVIRRSGIGAALFLGMVAVTAGLWKFTPGSLVPDEDQGFYISAVFLPDGASLERTDKVVKQVIDAVKSNPANQDVVAFTGFDFIGGGYKNSAATLFVTQKHWDERNVPVTALVGELYAKTAGIKEALVLAFPPPAIFGLGSTGGFEFYIQNRGDGGSKKMAEVVGAFQAAASQSKVLAGVQTLWRANSPQLYVDVDRNKAKALGVNIDDAFNTLAASMGTYYVNDFNKSGRAWQVLMSADSSYRKRPDDIGRIYVKSSKGGMVPLSAFAHVDYTAGPDLLERYNNLPAVKLLGNAAPGYSSGQAIAEVERIAKEVLPPEFSYDWTGSSYQEKRSSGTSGLALGMAVVMVFLILSALYEKWSLPLSVLLALPFGTFGALAAVWLRGFTNDVYFQIGLVTLLGLAAKNAILIVEYALLKNQEGFPPAAAAIEAARLRFRPIIMTSLAFILGVLPLAISHGAGAGARQSVGTGVMGGMLAATFLAVFFVPLFYKLVIDRRLKTPDDELIAPPHHPLAELEQEGKSHD is encoded by the coding sequence ATGTTCTCCCGATTCTTCATAGATAGGCCGATCTTCGCCTTCGTCATCTCCATCTTCATGGTGTTGGCGGGCCTGGCGGCCATGCGCAGTCTGCCGATTGCGCAATACCCCGAGATCGCACCACCTGTAGTGCAGGTGACTGCGGTTTACCCCGGCGCCTCGGCCAACGTGCTTGAGCAGACCGTCGCTGCGACGCTGGAAAACGCCATCAACGGCGTCGAAGGCATGATGTACATGCAGTCGACCTCGACCTCCAGCGGCGTGATGACGATTGCAGTGACCTTCGAGATCGGCACCAACGTCGATCAGGCGGCGCTCAACGTCAATAACCGCGTCAAGCAGGTTGAAGCCAAGCTGCCGCTGGAAGTACGACGCCAGGGCGTGACGGTGGAGAAGGGCTCTTCGTCCTTCCTGCAGGTGCTCGCGTTCTACTCGCCGGATGGCCGTTACGACGATCTCTACACCTCCAACTACGTCACCCTGAACGTGCTCGATGCGTTGAAGCGCATCCCGGGTACGACCAACGTGCAGATCTTCGGCGCGAAGGATTACGCGATGCGCGTGTGGATCCGCCCGGATCGCATGACGCAGCTGAAGGTGACGGTGGCGGACATCGCTGCCGCGCTGAACGAGCAGAACGCGCAGTTCGCGGCCGGCAAGGTGGGTCAGGCGCCGACCGGTGGCGGGCAGGAAATGGTCTACACCGTGACCACCAAGGGCCGGCTGTCGAGCGTCGAAGAGTTCGAAAACATCATCGTGCGCGCCAATCCGGACGGCTCCTCGCTGCGTCTGAAGGATGTCGCACGCGTCGAACTGGGCTCGAAGGACTACGACTTCATCGGCCGCATCAACGGCCATCCGGCAACCCTCGTCGGCATCTTCCTGCAGCCTGGTGCCAATGCACTGGATGTGGCGGCGGAGGTGAAGAAAACCGTGTCCGGCATGTCGGAGCGCTTCCCGCAAGGCTTCACCTACAGCGTTCCTTACGACACCACGCGCTTTGTCGAAGTCTCGATCCGCGAAGTGCTCAAGACGCTTGGCGAAGCAATGGTGCTGGTGTTCCTTGTCGTCTTCCTGTTCCTGCAGAACTGGCGTGCGACGCTGATCCCGACGATGGCGGTGCCGGTATCGCTGATCGGCACCTTCGCCGGCCTGCATCTGCTCGGCTATTCAATCAACACGCTGACGCTGTTCGGCATGGTGTTGTCGATCGGTATCGTCGTCGATGATGCGATCGTGGTGCTCGAAAACGTCGAACGGATCATGCACGAGGAAGGGCTGCACGCCCGCGAGGCGGCGATCCAGGCGATGAAGGAAGTGACTGGCCCGGTCATCGCGATCGTGCTGGTGTTGTGTTCGGTGTTCGTGCCGATTGCCTTCCTGGGTGGCCTGACTGGCGAGTTGTTCCGTCAGTTCGCGATCACGATTTCGATCTCGGTCACGCTGTCGGGCATCATCGCACTGACGATGACGCCGGCGCTGTGCGTGCTGATTCTCAAGCACGAGCACAAGCAGACCAACCCGTTCTTTCTGCGCTTCAACGACTGGTTCCACCGTGCCACCGGCCGCTACATCGGCGGTGTGACCTGGGTGATCCGTCGCTCGGGCATCGGTGCGGCGCTGTTCCTCGGCATGGTTGCGGTGACGGCGGGGCTGTGGAAGTTCACGCCGGGCTCGCTGGTGCCGGACGAGGACCAGGGCTTCTACATCTCGGCGGTGTTCCTGCCGGACGGCGCATCGCTTGAGCGCACCGACAAGGTCGTCAAGCAGGTCATCGACGCAGTGAAATCCAACCCGGCCAACCAGGACGTCGTGGCCTTCACGGGTTTCGACTTCATCGGTGGCGGTTACAAGAACAGTGCCGCGACGCTCTTCGTCACCCAGAAGCATTGGGACGAGCGCAACGTGCCGGTGACCGCCCTGGTCGGCGAGCTGTATGCCAAGACCGCGGGCATCAAGGAGGCGCTGGTGCTGGCCTTCCCGCCGCCGGCGATCTTTGGCCTGGGCAGCACCGGTGGCTTCGAGTTCTACATCCAGAACCGTGGTGACGGTGGCTCGAAGAAGATGGCCGAGGTCGTTGGCGCGTTCCAGGCCGCGGCTTCGCAGAGCAAGGTGCTCGCTGGCGTGCAGACGCTGTGGCGCGCCAACTCGCCGCAGCTGTACGTGGATGTGGATCGCAACAAGGCCAAGGCGCTGGGCGTGAATATCGACGATGCGTTCAATACGCTCGCAGCGTCCATGGGCACTTACTACGTCAATGATTTCAACAAGTCGGGGCGTGCCTGGCAGGTGTTGATGTCGGCCGATTCGAGCTATCGCAAGCGGCCGGACGACATCGGGCGCATCTACGTGAAGAGCAGCAAAGGCGGGATGGTGCCGCTGTCTGCCTTCGCCCATGTCGACTACACCGCGGGCCCGGATCTGCTGGAGCGCTACAACAACCTGCCGGCCGTGAAGCTGCTGGGCAATGCCGCACCGGGCTACAGCTCGGGCCAGGCCATCGCCGAGGTTGAGCGGATCGCGAAGGAAGTGCTGCCGCCGGAATTCAGCTACGACTGGACGGGCTCGTCCTACCAGGAGAAGCGGTCTTCGGGTACCTCCGGCCTTGCGCTGGGCATGGCGGTGGTGATGGTGTTCCTGATCCTGTCGGCTCTGTACGAGAAATGGTCGCTGCCGTTGTCGGTGCTGCTGGCGCTGCCGTTCGGCACCTTCGGCGCGCTGGCTGCGGTGTGGCTGCGCGGCTTCACGAACGATGTGTACTTCCAGATCGGTCTCGTGACGCTGCTGGGGCTTGCGGCCAAGAACGCGATCCTGATCGTCGAGTACGCGTTGCTGAAGAACCAGGAGGGCTTCCCGCCCGCCGCGGCAGCGATCGAAGCGGCACGCCTGCGCTTCCGCCCGATCATCATGACCTCGCTGGCCTTCATTCTCGGTGTGCTGCCGTTGGCAATCTCGCACGGTGCCGGCGCCGGGGCGCGGCAGAGCGTGGGTACCGGGGTGATGGGCGGCATGCTGGCGGCCACCTTCCTCGCGGTGTTCTTCGTGCCGCTGTTCTACAAACTCGTGATCGACCGCCGCCTGAAGACGCCGGACGATGAACTGATTGCACCCCCGCATCACCCGCTCGCCGAACTGGAGCAGGAAGGGAAGAGCCATGACTGA
- a CDS encoding efflux transporter outer membrane subunit, producing MTERNNNADAMRRGRFALTLGAALVLAACAGTPKAPPQMELPKAAEQTAPAAITEWWHSFGDPVLDAYVAEALAHNSDVELAAARVRQSRGALAAARTNLLPTVDVGVTGARVRSADDTRQPGQPKFANTFTGGFTVAYEIDLFGRLAAEREVAAQNLAASQYGQEVTRSAIAAQTARAYFTLRALDADETLYAGTLKTRDELLALQKRRFDAGVIGAYAYALVEAERASVAAALPKIRAAREQAEVALSLLLGRSPRELAERLPERGSPVDVLARAPEIPAGLHAELLQRRPDVRAAEAQLAASSANVEAARARWFPSISLTGFFGGESGSLSDLLSGAARSWNVAGAIAQPLVGLARVSADVDQAKAQRDQAELTYRQAARQAYADALSALSSARGAREALQATETLRDSRTRVYELAAKTFGAGQTSRLDLLDAERERLESERQLVTARRDRLTSLVDVYQSLGGGWSEQPGS from the coding sequence ATGACTGAACGAAACAACAACGCTGACGCAATGCGCCGTGGCCGCTTTGCGCTGACGCTGGGTGCCGCCCTGGTGCTGGCCGCCTGCGCCGGTACGCCGAAGGCACCGCCGCAAATGGAACTGCCCAAGGCGGCCGAGCAAACCGCACCCGCCGCGATCACCGAGTGGTGGCACAGCTTCGGCGACCCGGTGCTGGACGCCTACGTCGCGGAAGCGCTCGCGCACAACAGCGACGTCGAACTGGCCGCCGCCCGCGTGCGCCAGTCGCGCGGTGCGCTGGCCGCGGCGCGCACCAACCTGCTGCCGACGGTGGATGTAGGTGTCACCGGCGCACGGGTGCGCAGTGCGGACGACACGCGCCAGCCGGGTCAGCCGAAGTTTGCCAACACCTTCACTGGCGGCTTCACGGTGGCGTACGAGATCGACCTGTTCGGCCGCCTTGCTGCCGAACGCGAAGTGGCAGCGCAGAACCTGGCCGCCAGCCAGTACGGCCAGGAGGTAACCCGCAGCGCGATTGCAGCGCAGACTGCACGCGCCTACTTCACGCTACGCGCGCTGGATGCCGACGAGACGCTCTACGCCGGTACCCTGAAAACCCGCGACGAGTTGCTTGCGTTGCAGAAACGCCGCTTCGATGCCGGTGTGATCGGCGCTTACGCTTACGCGCTGGTGGAGGCCGAACGTGCCAGTGTGGCCGCGGCACTGCCGAAGATCCGTGCTGCACGGGAGCAGGCTGAAGTGGCGCTCTCGCTCTTGCTCGGCCGCAGCCCCCGCGAACTTGCGGAGCGCTTGCCGGAACGCGGCAGTCCGGTGGATGTGCTGGCGCGCGCGCCGGAGATTCCGGCTGGGCTGCATGCGGAACTGCTGCAGCGTCGCCCGGATGTGCGTGCGGCCGAAGCGCAGCTCGCTGCGTCCAGCGCCAACGTCGAAGCAGCGCGGGCGCGCTGGTTCCCGTCAATCAGCCTGACTGGCTTCTTTGGTGGCGAAAGCGGCTCGCTGTCGGATCTGCTGTCGGGCGCGGCGCGCAGCTGGAACGTGGCCGGCGCGATTGCGCAGCCGCTGGTGGGGCTTGCACGCGTGTCGGCCGATGTGGATCAGGCCAAGGCTCAGCGTGATCAGGCGGAGCTTACCTACCGCCAGGCAGCGCGCCAGGCCTATGCCGATGCCTTGTCGGCGTTGTCGTCCGCACGTGGGGCACGTGAAGCCTTGCAGGCGACCGAAACCCTGCGCGACAGTCGTACCCGCGTCTATGAGCTGGCGGCGAAGACCTTCGGGGCAGGGCAGACCAGCCGGCTTGATCTGCTGGATGCGGAGCGCGAACGGCTGGAATCCGAGCGCCAGCTCGTGACAGCACGGCGCGACCGGCTGACCTCGCTGGTCGACGTCTATCAGTCGCTTGGCGGCGGCTGGAGCGAACAGCCGGGCAGCTAA